The Schistocerca nitens isolate TAMUIC-IGC-003100 chromosome 2, iqSchNite1.1, whole genome shotgun sequence nucleotide sequence TATTTTTGAAGAAACACCGTTTGTGAAACAAAGTATTACTTTCATATAAATCGAAACTGCACAAAGCTTCACCTTCACAATCTTGACAAACACTAAAGATGAGTCAACGTTTACAGCAACCGGTATCAACCCGTCACCTAGTCGAGATGGTTTACATAGTGTCCGTCATCTGCGTTCTCTCTTAAGATCTGAATACTAATTTTTTTAAAGTAGCCCCTCTTGAGATTCGTGTTTTAGTGTGTCTAGGGAACAGTTCGCCCTTTTCTCTTTTAACGGTTAGCCATCAGTTTGTAGAATTTAATCAGTTATATTTGATAAAATTCTGTACGTGCTTGTTAAATAGGTTTAGATTTTCATTTAAATGATAACCAGGTGGAAAGGAATCAATTTAGGAAGGATAATGGATGATTTTGCGTAGCATATTTGTTACTAATTAGACCAATTAGCCAGAAACTGcattacaaacatgagaaactGCATTAGAGAAAAGTATACTCCATTCTTGAGTGATGAAATTTTCGTACACTATGAGGATATCTGAACTGAATTTCAAATGTCACTACCACAAGATTACTGGATTTATATGCAAAGAAAGCAATTTTTGAGAGTATTGAAATATTGGAGTTGCAATATATTTGAACCACTGACTTGAGTGAATGGAACtatattctttttttaaaattacgtaTCTGTGAGGAAACTTTGCAGATCTGACTGAAAATGAAGCTCTAAGTCGTGACTGCTCAAATTCAGTTCTCTGTGAAAGACGCTGCGGATATTTAGCTGGCGAAACTCACGTAAAGTTTCACTGTGTAGCCATGTTTTACACTACACAGCAGTAGTAATTAGaactattttgtaaaagtttgTTTCGTCTCAACTTTTTATTCAAATCAGTCCGTTTCTGGGCGAAGTACGTCTATTGTTACTTCTACTGGTTTTCATTTACACCTTCTGTATCTAGAAGTAGTCATCTCTCGACGGGTGACCTAAGATTGCCACTAAGTCTTCAATAAGGACAGAAACCCCGTTAGTGAAGTCTGTTACTCTGGGAGAGAATACAGTTCACTGCAGACATTTAGTAGGGATGGTGCACGGAGCAGTACTTGTAGCAACGCTTTCACCAAGTGGTCCTGCCATCTCGCTCTGTGCTTTTGTATGATCGTTGTCCCAAGTCAACACAATGCTCGTGTATAGACGCCGATGGGACGTTGATAACCTTCCTCTCTTCGTGCATtctccactatatatatatatatgtatgtgtgtgtgtgtgtgtgtgtgtgtgtgtgtgtgtgtgtgtgtgtgtgtgtgtgtgtgtgtgtgtgtgtgtgtgtgcgcgcgtgcgcgtgcgcgtgcgcgcgagAGAAAACTAAACCACATGGTACCACGTTGTTTAGCTGACGTAACGGGTATTTTAACAGATTTACCTACAGACCGCAAACAGCGAGAAATTGAAGAGGCATtcactttgaaaaataaaatatattaaactagGTTTCGATTGTCTTTGCAGCAGTTCTCTTCAGGACGACTTATTTCCCACTAACGTGCGTGGTCTTGAAATGTCGCTACTCGCCTTACCATGTAGCTGTACCTCTTGTAGCCTCCAGTGACTAACTTCGTCTATGTTGCATTTGTCTCTTTTGAAGAATGTAACAAGGAGTCGACTTGACTGCACCCAACAATCTTATCTACGAAAATAATACTAATTTCTTCGATACGGCAATACATACACTGGAGTAGGCTAATATCAGAGTACTAATTGGAGatgtgaaattaatgaacaaactcTGCGAAGATAGTAAATATACATGAGGAGGAAGATTTAGTTAGGTTTTCGTGCATAAACAGTGAAAGTTATAAGTCTCTCAGTCCGATTTATTATGACTTACAACAAATTTAGAAAGGAAAAAATCGGGTGTCACATTTTACATTTAAAAGTTACGAAGAAATTACTTCTCCGTCATATTTCACAGAAACTTCGTATTTCTTCGTCTGACTTGAGCACTTAAGTCTAATTTTACGTCCATGCGTAGTCATCTCCATTTTCACAATCTGACAGACACACGAGTAATACTTCAGAGGAATGAAAACTTGTCTATTTGACTATTTTACATTCCTCGTTGATTCGTCAAACGACATTAAATAAGACCATGTTCGTCGTCGCAGCGCAGCTTCTGAAAAACTTCTTGAATGCTCCTGCTAAGACTAGCCTCCGCTTTGGGCAGGCCCTCTTCCAATTTCTTGGTGACTGACGACATAATTTGTGAATAAAACATGTTCAGCATCCCCATTCCTGTAGCTTGCATTTTAATCTCTCCGGGTATGCTGATCTTCACGTCCAGTAGAACGAGACTGCACGTTTCACCACCGACGTCCATTGAGACCCTGACCGTTACTGAACTGTTGAAAACTTCCCCACTAATATGACCTTTGGCTGAGAAAGGGCCAGCCTTGAGATCGTACTTATCATAACCGAACTCCATTTTTTGCAGTCCCGCGCCGAATTCCATTACTACATTGTTACTATAACGGGATATGCTTACGTTTCCGACCCGCCGTAGGGAGGATAGATCCCTCAGCCAGCCTTCTGTGGCATCAAAGCGGACTGTAAAACCAATGGGGCCGACACCCTTGAACTTTGTCTTGTGGACATCTGGTATCTTGACTTGCTGCTTTCCTCGTTTTATAGTCTGACTTCTGAAGACGCGGAGAACAAAATCGGCGACCGGCTGAACGAAGTCCTGTTGACAGGTGTCAAGCCTCGGACCCATCTGTTCTCTCGCATAGGGGCTGACATCGCCGATCAACGGGTGCACACCGGACACGCGGCCAGATTGATCAGTTGCAGTCACGACAGCTTGTTGCGTTGTGCACATTTGGCAGGCAATGAAGAGTAGTGTGAGAAAGCTCAGAAGTCTCTTCATTTTCGCCACCTGAAACAGAACAAAATACTAGTGACTAACGAGATAAAAATCAAATAATGGATTACAATGGAAGCCTGTTAGCTTAACGTCCTCTgaatataaatttcattaaaattggaCGTATATTAAATACCAAATATTTGCTAAATATTTGGTCATGATATTGTTTAAggtgaaaaaaaaacaagtttattACCCTGAAAACTTCGGCTTCATAATAACGGAGCACTCTCAGTTTGACGACTAAATTGACGATTGTTTTGTTCAAGGATCAACACAGACATTGACTGTATACAGTTTATTACGGTGGTCTTAGTCGGATTTGCAGACACGTTATTTGAATTACGTTActtttgattgtactttgctcAGACCATAACTCACTCCGTGGTTTTACAGAGAACAATCTAAACTGCTGCTTCTTTCAGGCGCGCATTGCACCATCCAGTCTAGAGAAGTTGAGCCACCTCACTTGAGACGGGGAGCAAGAACAAAGGGAAAGGAAAGCATGACACAGATGTTGAGGTAACAATTTTACGTGCGTAAACTCGGTCCACAGACCCTGGCAGGCCCATcggaccgaccgaccaccgtgccaTCCACCGTAAATGGCGGCATTGGAGGCAGTATGGAGGGGCGTAGAATTAGCACACCGCCCTCGCAGCCCTTGTTAATTTTCGTGacctgacagtttaaaactgttgcACAAAATGTCTGAAAAAACCTATTTATTTCACGTTGATTCTGCGTTAAATACCAACTACACTGACTCTTAGCAAGCCATTAACACATTATCAAGCCACAGACTAATTTCTATGCGAGTAGCGTGCTCTGCATAGAAACGAGAAACTTCTAATTTAATAGTGCATCTAAAATAAATTGTTCTGATTCAGTTTATATGGAATTTCCATGTCTCTTTACACGGCACATCATGCTATCCCCATCGCTCTATGGACTTCTCGGTACGTGTAAAGTGTGCATTATGTGAATTTTCGCTACGCGGCCGAAGACAGCCACAGATAAAGAAATGACTGCAGCGAGTTAGCTAAGCACTGTCTGGGACGAGCGACGCTTGCTCCATGGGATGGCATTAGAGAGATTTTCTTCTGATTATTTCTAGTAAAAGGAAAAGTTTTAATCTATGAAATTTCGTCCGATATGGCAACAGCATCCACTCATGACGTTAAACGGTACTGAAATTGTGAAGTGTGGAAAtactgaaaatttataattttctacaTGAATCAAGCTGCATTCAGTGAATTCCTCGATAATGATTGAGTCCTATTTCACATACCAGGAACTTTCTCGATGTAGGATACAGGGAAGCGTGGAATCTGATGCGTTGGTCGAGTCATGCATCGCTGTCCTTGATATTCGCGTAAACTTTTAAAAATCGGAACGGCATGTTAATGTACAACATAGAATACCCGATCATCCAGTACACAGCTTCGTCACAGCTCATTAGACTCCCTGGTTCTTCAACCAGAATGAACATTCGACAGAGTCATTCGCCGATAAATGATTTGAGCGAAGTTTTTCAGGTTTTTGGGAAATATGAATTGTTCGTACTTGTTGGATTACAAGAGCTAATGACAACCACATTTGACGTTCCAGAAAGATTAAACACGAGATGAACGATGAAGACAATTCCTTTCTACAAAAATAAATCTACTGACAGTCAGCAAACATTGTAAATTCAATTTAATCTGCTACACCTGTAGTAGACTATAAACATGGATGCCAAAAAGACCAGCAAcctttagatttatttatttatttttgagtcattgttctgactggtttgatgcggcccagcacgaattcctctcctgtttcaAACTCGTCagtaacctacgtcctctatttgctggatgtattccaatctgtcttcctttacagtttttaccctctacagctccctctagtaccgtgggagTCGTTCTCCGATGTCTTAACATacttcctgtcatcctgtccctgcactgccagtgttttccacatatttctatctTCTATTCTgggcagaaccacctcattccttaccttaccagtccaccaaattttcaacattcgtctgtagcaccacatctcaagtgcttcgtttcttttctgttccgcttttcccacagttcaCGTTTCACTACCGTAAAATGATgtcctccaaacgcacattctcagaaattctttcctcaaattaagacctttgtttgacactagtagacttctcttggcaaggactgctctttttgccagtgctagcctgcttttgatgttgtccttgctccgtccattactggttattttgctgcccaggtagcagaattccttgacttcacctacttttttttaaattaaccagCATTCAATTATGCAGGTATGTTTAAACGTTCTGGTTACATATAGTATAACAATAGCGCTGTAGTCATTAAAATGTTGCTAGACGCAGGCCACCTCCTTGACAGCTCTTCTTGGgctcagatgaacttttatttagGAAGTTATCTTatttactgcaaaaatgttcttaaagcaaatattttttgtttcatgaaatctGTAAATGGTCAGTATGCTGCCATATTTAAAGATCAGTTGCGTTAACATTCAGCAAAatgtcattccacatcattacaaaacaaaGTGACCAATGGAACGCCCAACTAACAGCAATTGTGAGGTCATGAGCAGTTTGGTTCAGTTGTTGCTCTGAGATTGTAAATTTAATACATTCGCTCTTTAATAGGTAATTTTTCTTTGACAGTGAATAAAAATAGTGAATAAAGACATAAAAACAGTAACCTTAACTGATGATCGAGCAAACGAACGCGATTCATCCGCGTAACGTATGTCTATAAGATGACCCTGCATGAAGTACTGAAAATCTGTCCAGATGGTAGTAGGCAGTGCTCGCGTTGTGTAAGTTATGCAGTGTTACAAACCATTTTCAAAGTTACACATTTATAAAATGGGATCTTTAACCAAAACTTGGACAAGAAACAAATGAAGGAAAATGGATATTATGTTTTTACTGTCAAACAATTTGTTACCTGCTGGTAGTCTAAACGCAACGCGCTAGTTTGCGAGACAGGAAGATGTGCCAGACGAAGATGGAATCAGAGTGGCGGACCAGCGATTGGCTGGTACATCGGCCACCCTTACAGTCTGCTTTAGTCGGTTTCCCAAGCACGTAGAAGTAAATGCTTGGCTGGACCCTATTTGGCACCTCCATGTATGGTACACGGAAAGTTACAACACGACCTCTTACACACAAAGCTAACGCTTTTACGGCTTCCCTCCTACAAACCATCGGCACACGAACCCTGTATTCGAACGTCAACATTGAGCGTGCCTAGTTTCTGAATTCATAACTGGAAAAAAAGAATGTTGGGGCATGTTTCCGAAAATTTAGAATagtatcaggcatgacattttgaACGTCCGTTTTAGCGTATACCCATGTGATGGAGGAACGCCATCTACGTCAGAGAATATGAAAACATATTGGCCTTCAATAGACGCTCGTATTTGATGGGTTTGGTATTATAAGTTACTTCATAGAATTATATGCAATGTCGAAGCACCAGTAAATTGATCTCTCGAAAACCCTTCgtttattggtacgatttgttgtcaTAAAATAACGGGAAACTTATGATTAATTTACGGATTGTAACCTGTATGTTATGAAAGTACGCCATTTCAATGCAAAGGCACATTGAAAACCCATCAAAAACATTTTTCTTGGTACGATTAGTCACAATTGTCACTGCGATTTTAGCCTTCCGAAGATAGTAACATGCATGTTAAGGTCACGCGTTATGGAAGTTCATTGTAGCCTAAGGAAGAGAGATGCACAGTTACAAACTGACGTGCGGTGTTTCACAGGTTCGTGTCTTAATACACCCAAAGTTTTTATTCACTTTTACGCTTTGATGggttggtgtttggtttgtggggcgctcaacgcgcggttatcagcgcccgtacaaattcccaacctttcctcAGTCCAAACTCGCACTTTCATGAAcaatgatgaaataatgacaaacaaacacctagtcatctcgacgcaggtgaaaatctctgatcccgccgggaatcgagtccgggaccccgtgctcgggaagctagaacgcgacctcgagaccacgagctacggacttgaTGGGCTGAGACCTATTTCAtttaaaagtatattttataatatttgatgttatgtaaagatAACTGCACTCGCTCTGTAAGATAAAGTCCACACGCAGACGGCTGGAGTGTCCACTGCTTGTCTTCAAGATCGCCAAACCTTACCTTCAGCAGACAGGTGGTCTgagctctccccagttgagaaagtttggagaattatgggcaggaaCCTCCAATAGCCAACTCGGGATTTCAACAATTAACGCACAAGTTGGACAATGTGGCACGACGTCATTCAGGAGGACATTTTTACCCTTAATGATTGAGGCATCATGCATCTAATAAATCTCTGTGTTGCAGGGAACTATGTCGTCCTGGACTTCAGCGAGGAAATGTTAAGTTTCCATTGCTACAAATATGTCAGCTAAATGCCACTGCTGCTATAATCTACCCTGCAAAAACGAAGTTATAAAATGTGAGCTGTGCCACATCGACAATAGATTTGTTGTAGCATTTCTTGTTGTGTTACCAACTGCAGAGGACTGGATGTGGCCCAGCGCGTAAATACTTAGGTGTAAACTCCGTACAGAAACCGAAATTATTGGAGATGTGTTGCTTTGCAGTAAAGAGACAACTGCGTAGATACCTAAGACATGTGTATTTGAACGTCTCGTGTATTTGGTCAGTGACAATTTTCCAACTGTATCCTAGGGTCTAAAAATGTTGGTCAAAAAAGAATAGAGTCGTAAGGTGTCCCTGTGGTCTTTCAAACTAATGGTCGATAACTAAATGCTTCACGTTCCAGTAACAAGATCTCTTGCCATAGCGAAGCTTTAATACAGGTATGGACCGTCGAACTTTTCAAAGACGATCAAGTAACAAATGTGTTTACGAAGtgtcatacaaatggttcaaatgtgtctaagcactatgggacttaacatccgaggtcatcagttccacagaacttagaactacttaaacctaaccaacctaaggacatcacacacatccatgcccgaggcaagattcgaacctgcgaccgtagcaggcgcgcggttccggtctgaagcgcctagaaccgctcggtcacatgggCCGGGTGCCTGGTACAGTTGAGTATGTTACCGACTAGTGAAACATGCAATTATTGCCTGCATTCGTGGCTGATAATCAGCTGGTTCTTTTGTGAAGTACGTATTTTTAACCCTTAATGTCTAATGAGCATATCAGTTAGGCGGGACAGTGATTTACGTGCGCTCCATGCTGTTTCTGTCATTCAGCCACCCTAGAGAATCTTTTTAAAGTTTCAGTTCGTGCTGCTTAGAAGTAGAACTATCATTAAAACTGATATTGCGCACATTGAAACATTCAGGTTCCAGACTTTGTAAAAACCACCAGAAGAACGAACGGCAAAATCTTACAGACGTAATGTTGAATATGTCTTATCAGTAcaccccttcttttagtcgagcCAAAAGTTTTGTTCTTCTGCagtattcgattcagtaccttcatTGGTTTTCCGCTATAAGcagctaatctttagcattcttttgtatcaacattccaaaagcttctcttcttccCTGTACTGTTTATTGAGCGTATTTTACTTTTGTCAATTTACCGCGGAAATCTTTTTTCCGAGGTTTCGGGTGAGACACTGGACTCAGCAGGCTGCCGTAAGTACGAGTAGTTCGATGTTCCAAAGTTATTGTGTTGTGGAGAGTACCTTCTTATAACGTCACTGCCCTTCGTATAATGTTAGATTCATCACTCACAAAATTCCTTTAAAAGTCTATATGGGATTTCTGCACCATAGATCTACCACGAACGTACGTTTCCAGCAACAGAAATTTGAGCAAGACGAGGGTCCCCTGCTGGCGTGtgttgccgagcagttctaggcgcttcagtctggaaccacgcgaccgctacggtcgcaggttcgaatcctgcctcgggcatggatgtgtgtgatgtccttaggttagttaggtttaagtagttctaagttctaggggactgatgacctcatatgttaagtcccatagtgctcagaaccatttgaaccatttttgatggtccTCTGACACGCAACTTTAAATAACAGGAAGCCGCTGTATCAGGAGTCAATGAGATACTGCTTGTTTGTCTGAGAACACCGTTCAGTCGCAGCAGGAGAAGACCACTAGAGGAGAAAGATAAACACTTCAAATGGTTTCTGTAATTCACAACGACGTATTAAGACTGTCGCACGAAGCAGCTGTGGTGAGAGTAGTACATTTTACGCTTACGCTCCCCAGAATATGTATCGCTGTGCTGAGCCGTTATGTTTGCTGTCTGTAACTTAACTAATTGATTAGCCATGATTTCGCTTTCAGGTCCCATTTCTGTTATCTATTAGGATACTTTGCAATTCCATAGGTCGTTTGAAGGCGACAAAGCAGTCAGAAATGCAGACCACGCTCTTTACAACGCATGAatataccttctacatctacatgggtactctgcaaatcacattcaagtgcctggcagagggctcatcgaactaccttcacaattctctattattccaatctcgtatagcgcgcggacatAGTGAACACatcgttccgtacgagctctgatttcccttattttatcgtgatgatcgttcctccctatgtaggccagtgtcaacagaatattttcgcattcggaggagaaatttggtgattggaatttcgtgagaagattccgtcgcaacgtaaaacgcctttcttttaatgatgtccagcccaaatcctgtatcatttctgtgacactctctcccatatttcgcgataatacaaatcgtgctgcctttctttgaactttttcggtgtacttgtgaaggcattgctaattacgcatacaaaattttttttcctgattttctttggatttctgttctttttcttttgttcatatgggcatttctaattgtgattatgtaacattctactgtggtttttaaatgtaaagatgtaattgtgattatttcgtttgccaatggataaatatgtttcttgctttgtacctgtggtaaagtttctaaagttctcttttggaatattattaattgtgaaaaatgcagtcaataacatttataaaggtttatgtaatttacgataacgatataacatctatagacaggggacagcgataaatggctctgggcactatgggacttaacatctatggtcatcagtcccctagaacttagaactacttaaacctaacctaaggacatcacacaacacccagccatcacgaggcagagaaaatccctgaccccgccgggaatcgaacccgggaacccgggcgtgggaagcgaagggacagcgatagtgatatcgagagttgaaaggttgttgcgtagtaaaggggatggtggatggcgtgtctgaagcgtgcgcgggaaaaatagtactgtgttccatgaaaagcatacgtaattgtatggacagtgataccgaactatcagattaattctctttaccactgcggtatgtaatgccatcgccagcgaactttaagagcaaataaaccggactgtggaagtgccgctaacattactttgttgtggccgacacgaactgtgcctttatttgaattaactttgctggtattggttttgggtggtggaactgttgtatatcacattctatcaagccatgaaagtgaagactaactatgcaatataaatggctttcagtgacgttgtctaagtttgaaatgcgagaacagagtggacattgtttacggtgtgcttcacatacatgaacaattctatgaactgtgtatttgtggctaagactatatgaatgtgacgaaccgtgtaattatggacgatagcgtcacggacagtgcataaagtgtaaaaacgagcgatgtctacgtcatgtactttgaaagagaggacatgttaacaacgttcgtatactggcaTCTTGTGGTTTGTCAATCagcacggggttaatgatacagctgtgccggaactttatttgcgtttcgccggagaagattaaccagcggaactctctgtatcctgctctcatcatcgtaacccgccgacatcgtgctgcctaacgcaacgcttcgtatgcaacaaaaagttaagggatttcGCTGAACGCTATCGCCTGACCTAGAAACttactttctctattaaaagtataagaattacggactttaaattctttgtttagtttgtttgctttctgctaacgaaaataaaattacaatcagtgaattaaaagttgcctggtagtcatggttgaaacaccagtaaatataaacttcttcctctcattaggactaattctccttgcatgtcaaaattgttattttatgtagttttatgtattatgagactagatatatgactaataaaagtattttgtcgcgaaatatggcttcgcgcgaaaattacggcgactgccataattgcttgcgttctgaccaatgaTGTAAatgctgctattcccgtattggagCTTTTTCtgacgtgagcgggaattataaatgtcagctgtcaaatcacgtagtgactgtttacccagtaataaaagttttttgatattgtattgctacgagtcttagtattaagagacactggttatactctaAAGTGagtagatgtatggtgaaacccccACAGCGTTCATGagattgttaacagtattgtgtgattcacgaaattttgtcactttttctaattcctttgaagtttcagtgaatatatacacaattttgtcggttcaggttaatttcagagcagtttctggtgaatattagagttttcagttcataaacaaagtgggatcgtgaccaattgagaagtataacaaagagtgttgttttccaactagaattttggatgacttcacagttcagatattgataattatttttcctgtgggttgaggtcatcacatactccgtcagtcctatctggtaaggatcccacaccgagcagcagtattctaaaagaggatggacaagcgcagtgtaggcagtctccttagtaggtctgttacattttatagtgtcctgccaataaaacgcagtctttggttggccttccccacaacattttgcatgtgttccaatttaagttgttcgtaattgtaatacctaggtatttagttgaatttacggcttttagattaggctgatttatcgtgtaaccgaagtttaacgagttccttttagcactcatgtggatgacctcacttttcgttatttagggtcaactgccacttttcgcaccattcagatatattttctaaatctttttgcagtttgtattgaccttctgatgactgttagtcgataaacgacagcgtcatctgaaaacaaccgaagacggctgctcagattgtctccaaaatcgtttatatagataaggaacagcaaatggcctataataacactaccttggtgaacgccagaaagcacttctgtttttctcgatgactttccgtcagttactacgaacagtgacccctctgacaggaaattacgaatccagtcacat carries:
- the LOC126236870 gene encoding uncharacterized protein LOC126236870, whose product is MKRLLSFLTLLFIACQMCTTQQAVVTATDQSGRVSGVHPLIGDVSPYAREQMGPRLDTCQQDFVQPVADFVLRVFRSQTIKRGKQQVKIPDVHKTKFKGVGPIGFTVRFDATEGWLRDLSSLRRVGNVSISRYSNNVVMEFGAGLQKMEFGYDKYDLKAGPFSAKGHISGEVFNSSVTVRVSMDVGGETCSLVLLDVKISIPGEIKMQATGMGMLNMFYSQIMSSVTKKLEEGLPKAEASLSRSIQEVFQKLRCDDEHGLI